CATTAGGGTGAGGTTGCATCAAAAGCTTGATAATTTCTTCCCTATCACTCTCCCTTCCAATCACCCCCGAAGCATCAACATGGGAATAAGTCATTTCTCTCCTTTGGACAAGTCTGTTGTCAACATCAATTCTCTCAAGACCAAACTTGTTCCCATCAGCTGCTATCTTATCCAATCTACGCCTAACATGTTTTATTTGATGAGCCATCCTAAAGCGAAAGACAAGAGAATtagatgaagaaaagaagtggTCTACCTTCATCCTAGTGTTGCCTGAAGCTTTGAGAACTTGCTTTCTCAGGTTTTGGCAGTCAAGTCCATCTAACACATCGAAGCATCGAAGCAGACGTTTCGAATCTGCCTGAGCCATTCCCGCAAGCCATGACTTTGTTCCTTCTTCTCCTCAGCATCTAACAGCACACCTTTAACTATTGATAAGGTGTCTTTGATCCCTTGAAGATCGTCATACACACCATAGGCTCGAGAAGCTTCTTCGTAAACATAAGAAGCTAGCTTGCTTAGCAACGATTCAGTAATATCAAAGACAAAACACTCGGCCATGATCTTCCGGAAGTGCTAAAACAGAGTTGTGTTAAGTTTGAGGTGTCGTCAATCTCAGTCCTCCTCCTCCTTAAGAAATGTACACTTGTTTTAAGAAATGTCAAATGCACAGGGAAATACATAATTGTTTTGgggaattaaatattttcttcagataaataatcaatttattttatttttataagtgCAAATAggtgataatttatttttaagatagaaaaaaaaagttttagtacatatactatttttatataattttaatatttaaagacTAAATGTTTTTGGAATCAATTTAACACTAagtcataaaatttatttatgaaggtttaattagtattttgttctttaatatttatgaaatttattcaATGTGattatataatactttttgttcttaatttattcttcattttatttataaagattcAATGTTCCTTctattaaattatgttaaaaatagattttataaatattcataaaataaggAGAATGAAGAGGGGTTGAATCGGTTCATTTCTAAAATTtggttctttttattttttaaaacagtttcaaaaaatttctttaattaattaacaagaTATATAAATGATACTCAATTAAGGTATCTTAACAATtatcaagataaaaaaaattcaaaaaaaaaacgGCACAACACAAATACTTTTTACAGTGATTCGATTCTACATGAATCTATATCTAATTATCTAACAATTTTAGCTagattttcattaataatattaagagTTAAAATTACAGGTATATAACTTACATTCTAGATATacaaagaatttgaaaaacctTCCAGATTTACAAACAATATCACCAACAAGGTGGAAAGAATACAAAAGAAAgaattacataaaaaaacacaagaaagaaGTAACCTAGTTTGTGAAGGTATTACAATTTCACATTATAAGAGTTTTCAATAATACTTGATCTTACTCTTTCTTTGATGAACAAAGAATTTTGCAATTGTTAATCGCTAAAAATATTATCTCCACATTCTCATGagtttttataatatgaaaagaacttatttaaaaaaagaaatgatacatctttttaaagaaaaaaagagagaactGTCCatattaattgattatgtaagtaatttaatcaattaatatagAGACAAAAGCAACGTTTTAGATTTACTAAGTTAATTGATTATCTCCGGAATTGATCAATTAATATAGAGAACAAAACAACTTTTCAGCTTTACATTAACATTAATCggttatattattaatgtaataagatatataatttttctttcttaactcagtcttcattttatttaaaatgatttaatgttCCTTCTATTAAATTAGTCCGTGGTATTAAAAGTTTTTGGATAGTAACCATGTGTGCtatcttaatttttcttttttgagttgtttttaactcttttagtttttttactCTCTCTCACACCACCACCACTTTTCTCTACTTCACACCTCACTCTTTGTCTCCTCTACATGTTAGCATTGCAAATGGGTTGTTGTGATATTCCTTGTCAACCTCTTCTACCTCTAGTATAGCAATTAAAAATACACCTTATAATTTGTACAAAATCAATTTCACTATCCCTCCAACTATGCCATTTGGAAGGTCCattaaacttattttctttgaaagaaacaaaattcaaatccaccacaaaattttctttattcttgTGTAGTGTTTTGTTAAGATTTATCTccttcaataaataaaatgcaaagagtaaagaatataaaactccagaaatgacattttataagaGGTAATGGTTTAAAAACAGTGAGactcaattatattaataaagagttttaatataaatagtctTGTTATgaacaagtttcattattttaaaacacacaatTTCTCTAAAAActacttttctagagttttctGACTTCTTTCTAAGAGTTCTCGTCTCTTGTTCCTCTGTTTGAAGATTGGAAATCACTTGAGTGATTCTTGCGGCAAAATCTTCAAGTCTAACTGAATAATTTCTACAAAAGAGTAAGTTGATTTATGCTCTTTTTCCTTAGtatgttttcttctcctttgcaTGCGTACCATTTGTGGTTGCATAGTCTTCAATTTCAATCTGTGTTGATCAATGGTCCTAACGATGTACCCTGATCGTGATTTTGTAGTTCGTAGGAGCATATAAGAGTTCTTATGCATTTGTGGCTGTTTTAGGCTCTCTAAAGTGGTTTAGTCATCTCTTAGGTAAGAGaagttaaatttcttttttctattgttttaaagttttgatAATCTGAGTTGGTATGCTTgagtttgattaaaaatattgagcTTGTTGAGAttatgttgtgttgtgttgtggtATAGTTGCTTGAACTTGAATCTAAATGTGTGTATTTGATATTGAAAAAGCCTTGCTGTGAGTTCTTGTTGGTTGTTACTTGTGTTGGTCACTTGAGCTGATGTAATTGaagttataattaattgaaattttctGTTAAATCTTGATGTAGTGAAATATGAGAGTCTTAGCTAGCTTTTGGGTCTAATTTGGGGGTTTTCATAGGTGAAATTCTAGAGGATTGGTTTTGGGAAGAAACCTGATGTTTGGGGTTTGTTTTTAGGCCTTTCAAGACTTGTTTAGTCTTTTagttcattaaaatataatttgaaataggtGAAATTTGCTATATGAGTTATTGGGTTGTTAATGCAGGTGATGTTAAATTGTGCTTATcttgtttggtttggttttgAATTGGAGAAGTGGGGATTCTGAATCAATTGAGCGaattaatgttgaattttacataaaaacctattttataaCTCTTCATTGAGTTAAGGATACTAATTTGGTCATTTGAATAAGTCTCTGGTTCCCCAATTGGTAGAAAGGAAGTCGTTGATTTTTCTGATATAGGGCTGAGCCGTACTAGTATAGGACTGAGCAGTATTGGGATAAGGTTGAATGGTATTTCTGGACGCTAAGCGCTGTCTAAGTCAGTGAGCTAATAGTTTCTGGTGTTGAGTGGTATTCTGGGGCGTTGATAGCCACTTTCCTCTACAAgtcttgtttgtttttcttttttaattcacTGGACGAGGGCTTAGCTCATTGGGCAAGAATAGTTGTTCACTAGGCATCAGTATATTGTCGTTGGGCGCCCTATTTCAAGTTCTTCTTTAGGTTTCCTCTTCTTTTGATTCATTGTTTGGTTGAGTTggtttatataattgaattacttGTGTGGAATTTATGAATGTTTTATGGATGGTAAGCATGGATGTATGTATGGATTTAGTATGTGTTATATGTGTGGTGATATTCAAATGAAATGGAAAGTGTGGATTAAGTATGATGTGAAAAGGACTCCATAGGAAAATTCTTATGGTTGTTATGTTGTGTTATGTATTGAAGTAGGGACTCCAGGATTGAGGGGTGATTCTGACATTCTCAATAACTTCCAATCTTTAGTAGAGATGGGTGGTTATGTTGTGGAGAGTAGCAGAAGGTCCTTGGTCTAATGATCATGTATTGACCATATATGTTTGATGGATTAACCTTGGTATGTGGTAGTTTGATGGAGTGGTAGTTTGATGTGGGCGAGTTGTTTCACCATACATGGGACCGGTCCCCACGAGGCCAACATCAATACATGTATCTGGATGGTCGCAGTTTAAAGTTGATATGATTATTTCTATATTGTTTGATTTATATTAGGAAtgtgatattaatattttaaaatgtatgaaTGTTCCTTTGGTACTTTAGCTTATACCCTTCTGTCTTTGTCTGTTCaagtgtgtttttgttttgtcttttgcaatgatcaccttaatagTGTGAGCTTAGGACATGTCTCTGGTGAGCAGGAACTAGTTGGTGGCAGAGCTAAAGCTTAAACTAGGACGTTTCATcgcttttattttgttttgtaaagtTTATATTACGTTTTTTGTTCAGTGTAGTATATCTCCTTATAGTgtaggaatatatatatatatatattgttattatatattattttggataattataatagtaatttatatgtttttctcctaattaactattttgttttattaaaaatgtgataTATTTACATTAGTTGaacattatgaaaattaaaatgttacaaATAAACTctatgagagtgaaaaagaaaaaaaaggtgacaaaaggaagaaaaaggaaaatagtgGAGGAGAAAAGAAtgagaaagaggaaaagaatgATGGAAAGTGGTGGATGGTAAAAGACAgtggaaggagaaagaaaaatacaatagaaaaaaaagtagaaactGATATTGTATTACCTTTTAACCCGAGTTAAATAAAAGGAACTAatccttttaaataaaatgaaaaaaaaattaaaaagaaaatagaagaacATTGAATAAAGTCCACTGAGgttaaaatactaattataacaatttatgaattaattatattctttaataatcaaattgatattatattataatatttatgtgtAATCTTTTAATTGAAGTTATAGAAGATGTAATTGTCATTCTCTTTAGTCACTCATGTATTAAATAagagttttcttttttcctaaCTAAATTGAACCCAAACTGCATTTAAGTTTTGATAGAGAGGAGTAGTAATGCACTATTTAACACTTTCTATTTCTCATTTCGTAAgttattaaatattagaaaatagaaaataaaacattgaatCAAGAGTTTATATCATAAGACgaaaataattttggaaatttttttccgcaaaactaaaactatttttataaatttacaataaattaattgaataataaattagtaaatataaaaCACAATAAAACGCAGCGTATGGTTTAATAGAGATGCAAAGTTTGTacacaaaagaagaaaattcaaacaaactGTCACCGCTCACTCTATATGTCTACATGCATACTATGTGCTAATACAAAATAATACCTTATACTTAAGAtgaataatttctttaaaaataatcaaattaagtATATCTTGAATCTAACACATTTTCAGTATTaaataacacacacacacacaaaataaaaaatcttactAATTAATAATTCTTTAATCTTGAATAACAAATTACTTGCTCCTTAAGTCCAATTTTTCTATGTTATAATTTTGCCAGAATATTAAATCACATGAAATCTTTTTTCTCATAAAACTGGATTTACAACAGTTGTTATGAATTCAGCCAGAATTGAACCACAATCAATAACGGAAGTTATTTGAATTAATCTTCATGTCATCAATGGATCCATCGCCATCAAATAATACATACAACATGAGAAATGGGTTGAGGAGTAAGCAGAGTGATGAGGTATATTAAAGTCTTTTATGACTCTGACTTCaaatttaacacaaaatttCTCATAACACGTGTACCACAAAATTTGCTTGTTTATTTTTGTCCGTCACATATATCAAACATACTTGCTTGTTTCCATTCAAAACAGTATAGACTTGACGTATGGAAAACAAGCATGTATGAATAGGGACCAAACCATTCCCCAAACCACAAACTTGCATCTTAACTCTGTTTCTGCTCTTTCGTCAACATGGCTGAATATTTTGTCTTTGATATTGCTGAATCACTGGTAAGGAAGCTTGCTTCTTTTGTTTGTGAAGAAGCTTCTCGTGTCTATGAAGTGTACGATGATGTCAAAGGGATCAAAGATACTTTGTCAATTGTGAAAGGTGTGCTTTTGGATGCAGAGCAAAAGAAGGAGCATAGGCATGGGTTGCGTGAATGGATCAGACAGATTCAGACTGTATGCTTGGATGCTCAAGATGTGTTGGATGGACTTGACTGCCAAAACGTCAGAAAGCAATTTCTCAAAGCTTCAGGCAGCACAAGGATGAAGGTAGGACActtcttttctccatccaatTCTCTTGTTTTCCGTTTTCAGATGGCTCggcaaataaaaaacattaggCGTAGATTGGATAAGATAGCAGCAGATGGGAACAAGTTTGGTCTTGAGAGGATTGAGGTTGACAGAAGACTTGTGCAAAGGAGAGAAATGACTTATTCCCATGTTGATGCTTCGGGGGTGATTGGAAGGGAGAGTGATAGGGAAGAAATTATCAAGCTTTTGATGCAACCTCACCCTCATGGTGATGGTTATGGAGATCAAAGTGTTTGTGTTATTCCCATAGTGGGTATTGGAGGGATGGGGAAGACCACACTTGCAAAGTTGGTGTTCAATGATAACAGAATGGATTATCTTTTCCAATTGAAGATGTGGGTGTGTATCTCTGATGACTTTGACATAAGGCAGATACTGATTAATATCATCAACTCTGCTTCTGTTTCAGCTTCGGCTACAACTACTGCTATTGCTCAccaagaaaacattaaaaactttgATATTGAGCAGCTACAAACTGTTCTTAAACTGAAGCTTTCTGGTCAGAAGTATTTTCTAGTCTTGGACGATATTTGGAATGATAATCGTGCAAAATGGACAGAGTTGAAAGATTTAATTAAAGTGGGTGGAGTTGGAAGCAAAATCTTGGTGACAACACGAAGTAACTCAATTGCTTCAATGATGGGCACTGTTCCCTCGTATGTTTTGGAAGGTCTTTCCATGGAGAATTGTTATGCTCTGTTTAACAAATGGGCATTTAAGGAAGgcgaagaaaaaaaatattcaaatctaGTAGAGATTGgaaaagaaattgttaaaaaatgtagAGGGGTTCCACTGGCAGTGCGAACATTAGGAAGTTCTCTGTTCCTAATTTTTGATTTAGAGAGGTGGGAATTTGTAAGAGACCATGAAATATggaacataaaacaaaacaaagatgACATTTTACCCGCTCTTAAGTTGAGCTATGACCAAATGCCTTCTTGTTTAAGGCACATTTTTGCGTTCTTTTCTCTTTACCCTAAAGATTATGGCTTTTGTAGTGCTGAGATTCTTATTCTTTGGGAGTCTCTTGGATTACTTCAATCTTTTGGAGGAAATCGAAAGCTTGAGAATGTTGCAAGGCAATATATTGATGAGTTACATGCAAGATCGTTTCTTGAGGATTTTGAGGACTTTGGGTACTATTACTATTTCAAAGTACATGATTTGGTACACGATCTTGCTCTGTTTGTTGCGAAAGAGGAGCTTCTAATGGTAAACTCCTTTACTCGTTATATTCCTGAGCAAATAAGGCATTTATCAGTTGTTGAAAATGATTCACTTAACCACGTTTTGTTCCCCAAATCCAACAGAGTGAGAACTATTTTATTTCCCTTAAAAGGAACTGGCATAGAAAGTAAAACTCTTCTGCATACTTGGACAACAAGATACAAACACTTACGGTTTTTAGATTTAAGTGATTCCTCTTTTGACACATTGCCTAATTCAATTGCTAAATTGAAGCATCTACGAACTCTCTTTTTAGATAAATGCAAAATAAAAAGACTTCCTCATTCTCTATGCAAACTCCATAATTTGCAAATTTTGTCTCTCAGAGGATGCATGGAGCTTGAAACATTGCCTGAAAGATTAGGAATGTTAATCAGCCTTCGGAAATTGTATATAACCACAAAACAATCTATTCTG
This sequence is a window from Vigna angularis cultivar LongXiaoDou No.4 chromosome 2, ASM1680809v1, whole genome shotgun sequence. Protein-coding genes within it:
- the LOC108327552 gene encoding disease resistance protein RGA2 isoform X1, encoding MAEYFVFDIAESLVRKLASFVCEEASRVYEVYDDVKGIKDTLSIVKGVLLDAEQKKEHRHGLREWIRQIQTVCLDAQDVLDGLDCQNVRKQFLKASGSTRMKVGHFFSPSNSLVFRFQMARQIKNIRRRLDKIAADGNKFGLERIEVDRRLVQRREMTYSHVDASGVIGRESDREEIIKLLMQPHPHGDGYGDQSVCVIPIVGIGGMGKTTLAKLVFNDNRMDYLFQLKMWVCISDDFDIRQILINIINSASVSASATTTAIAHQENIKNFDIEQLQTVLKLKLSGQKYFLVLDDIWNDNRAKWTELKDLIKVGGVGSKILVTTRSNSIASMMGTVPSYVLEGLSMENCYALFNKWAFKEGEEKKYSNLVEIGKEIVKKCRGVPLAVRTLGSSLFLIFDLERWEFVRDHEIWNIKQNKDDILPALKLSYDQMPSCLRHIFAFFSLYPKDYGFCSAEILILWESLGLLQSFGGNRKLENVARQYIDELHARSFLEDFEDFGYYYYFKVHDLVHDLALFVAKEELLMVNSFTRYIPEQIRHLSVVENDSLNHVLFPKSNRVRTILFPLKGTGIESKTLLHTWTTRYKHLRFLDLSDSSFDTLPNSIAKLKHLRTLFLDKCKIKRLPHSLCKLHNLQILSLRGCMELETLPERLGMLISLRKLYITTKQSILPENEFASLRNLHTLSFEYCGNLKLLLRREQLAFLEVLVIQSCGSLQLLPLHVLPKLEVLIVSRCEMLNLNYESSIHRLRMKFLHLEHCPKMHTLPQWVEGSVDTLRTLLILNCHSLEMFPEWLKTMSSLKRLHIVNCHKLLCLPSEMHSLTALDDLTIEGCPELCRKCEPQNGEYWSFINHIKRVSIGETRKGKLLVRMLQQMRLRLRDQ
- the LOC108327552 gene encoding disease resistance protein RGA2 isoform X2, encoding MKVGHFFSPSNSLVFRFQMARQIKNIRRRLDKIAADGNKFGLERIEVDRRLVQRREMTYSHVDASGVIGRESDREEIIKLLMQPHPHGDGYGDQSVCVIPIVGIGGMGKTTLAKLVFNDNRMDYLFQLKMWVCISDDFDIRQILINIINSASVSASATTTAIAHQENIKNFDIEQLQTVLKLKLSGQKYFLVLDDIWNDNRAKWTELKDLIKVGGVGSKILVTTRSNSIASMMGTVPSYVLEGLSMENCYALFNKWAFKEGEEKKYSNLVEIGKEIVKKCRGVPLAVRTLGSSLFLIFDLERWEFVRDHEIWNIKQNKDDILPALKLSYDQMPSCLRHIFAFFSLYPKDYGFCSAEILILWESLGLLQSFGGNRKLENVARQYIDELHARSFLEDFEDFGYYYYFKVHDLVHDLALFVAKEELLMVNSFTRYIPEQIRHLSVVENDSLNHVLFPKSNRVRTILFPLKGTGIESKTLLHTWTTRYKHLRFLDLSDSSFDTLPNSIAKLKHLRTLFLDKCKIKRLPHSLCKLHNLQILSLRGCMELETLPERLGMLISLRKLYITTKQSILPENEFASLRNLHTLSFEYCGNLKLLLRREQLAFLEVLVIQSCGSLQLLPLHVLPKLEVLIVSRCEMLNLNYESSIHRLRMKFLHLEHCPKMHTLPQWVEGSVDTLRTLLILNCHSLEMFPEWLKTMSSLKRLHIVNCHKLLCLPSEMHSLTALDDLTIEGCPELCRKCEPQNGEYWSFINHIKRVSIGETRKGKLLVRMLQQMRLRLRDQ